The proteins below are encoded in one region of Bremerella sp. P1:
- a CDS encoding helix-turn-helix transcriptional regulator, with amino-acid sequence MILLSRNPNMVLRQVAIEVGITERAVQRIIADLEESEVIRKEKVGRQNHYFILGDQPLRHPVEAHRSINDLLELLADDTDSGDANR; translated from the coding sequence TTGATCCTGCTATCTAGAAACCCAAACATGGTACTTAGGCAGGTTGCCATCGAAGTTGGCATTACGGAACGTGCCGTTCAGAGAATCATTGCTGACCTGGAAGAAAGCGAAGTCATCCGAAAAGAGAAAGTCGGACGTCAGAATCACTACTTCATCCTGGGAGATCAACCGCTAAGACACCCAGTCGAAGCACATAGATCGATCAACGATCTGTTGGAACTGCTGGCCGATGACACAGACTCTGGGGATGCAAATCGATAA
- a CDS encoding sulfate adenylyltransferase subunit 1, giving the protein MITHKNNTIEPNTQTGETIASRFGILRLLTCGSVDDGKSTLIGRLLLETGAVYEDHLQTLQLETKRHGTTELAIDPALIVDGLEDERAQGITIDVAYRYLRSPRRKIIIADSPGHEQYTRNMVTAASRADVALILVDARKGIVQQTRRHALIASMLGIERFILAINKMDLVDYQSSVFHKIVDEFQHFAKTFSGLEITSIPLSGLCGDNVCRRSDRMEWYQGPTLLDALELCQASRGNPADGFRFPVQRIVRPDSKFRGVSGTIVTGKVKVHDPIEILPQGRKSRIRSIVTMDGEYESASAGQAVTITLEDEIDIGRGDWIVSPDVSPGVSAELNAKLVWMSTDALAIGKTYWLKCGTKTVMAEVASVQSKICIETGSSKAASTLVLNEIGQCHLLLHEPVVHESYNGIREMGSFILVDKISHETVAAGIISNEGNKSSAKSTPIANKKQISQVTAAQRKSRVGHDSHAVVISGRRSDELLRVAYDLELRLFNEGFHVGVLDAEVLHGERKDNRSYSATGKVDDLGRGIQLTQSISELGLICISVYEAGDRDLKIAIGQECSQKGILYFDLDSQSSSETEDIVESLYNEVVSSVARQL; this is encoded by the coding sequence ATGATCACTCATAAGAACAATACAATCGAACCTAATACTCAAACGGGCGAAACCATTGCAAGTCGTTTCGGAATACTTCGTCTACTTACATGTGGTAGCGTGGATGATGGCAAAAGTACCCTGATCGGACGACTCTTACTCGAAACCGGTGCAGTTTACGAAGATCATCTGCAAACGCTGCAGCTTGAGACCAAGCGGCACGGAACGACCGAGCTAGCAATTGATCCTGCTCTGATCGTCGATGGTCTGGAAGATGAAAGAGCCCAGGGAATTACGATCGATGTCGCCTATCGCTACCTTCGATCGCCTCGTCGAAAGATCATTATTGCGGATAGCCCCGGTCATGAGCAGTACACCAGGAATATGGTCACAGCTGCCTCACGTGCAGATGTAGCCTTAATACTGGTCGATGCGAGGAAAGGAATTGTTCAACAGACAAGGCGTCATGCTCTCATTGCCTCGATGTTAGGTATTGAACGATTTATCTTGGCGATTAACAAGATGGACCTCGTTGACTACCAAAGCAGCGTCTTTCATAAGATTGTCGACGAGTTTCAACACTTCGCAAAGACGTTCAGTGGCCTTGAAATCACTTCGATTCCTCTCTCGGGACTGTGTGGTGATAACGTATGTCGACGAAGTGACAGGATGGAATGGTATCAGGGGCCAACGCTTCTTGATGCCTTGGAGTTATGTCAGGCGTCTCGTGGCAATCCGGCGGATGGCTTTCGTTTCCCAGTGCAGCGCATCGTACGCCCTGATTCCAAATTTCGCGGTGTGAGCGGAACCATTGTTACAGGCAAAGTCAAGGTCCATGATCCGATCGAAATCCTTCCACAAGGAAGAAAATCACGGATTCGATCGATAGTTACGATGGACGGAGAATATGAATCTGCTTCTGCTGGACAAGCGGTAACGATCACGTTGGAAGATGAGATTGATATTGGGCGGGGGGACTGGATCGTATCCCCTGACGTTTCGCCAGGGGTGAGTGCCGAGCTCAATGCAAAGCTGGTTTGGATGTCAACGGACGCACTAGCCATCGGGAAAACCTATTGGCTAAAGTGCGGTACGAAAACGGTCATGGCTGAAGTTGCTTCGGTGCAATCAAAGATTTGTATCGAAACTGGAAGTAGCAAAGCTGCGTCCACACTAGTGCTAAACGAAATTGGCCAATGCCATCTCCTACTTCACGAGCCTGTTGTTCATGAAAGTTACAACGGCATCCGTGAGATGGGGTCATTTATCCTCGTGGATAAGATTTCCCATGAGACGGTCGCGGCAGGAATCATTTCAAACGAAGGGAACAAAAGTAGCGCAAAGTCGACGCCGATTGCTAACAAGAAGCAAATCAGCCAAGTAACGGCTGCCCAACGGAAATCCCGAGTGGGACATGATTCACATGCGGTTGTGATTAGCGGTCGACGGAGCGACGAACTCTTGCGGGTCGCGTATGACCTGGAACTCCGCCTCTTCAATGAGGGGTTTCATGTTGGCGTACTTGATGCAGAGGTCCTTCACGGAGAACGCAAAGACAACCGCTCATATTCGGCGACCGGAAAGGTTGATGATCTTGGGCGAGGGATACAGCTTACTCAATCGATTAGTGAATTGGGTCTGATTTGCATATCAGTATATGAAGCTGGTGACCGAGATCTCAAGATCGCGATTGGTCAAGAGTGTTCACAGAAGGGAATTCTGTATTTTGATCTCGACTCTCAGAGCAGTTCCGAAACAGAAGACATCGTTGAGAGCTTGTACAACGAAGTCGTCTCAAGCGTAGCAAGACAGCTGTAA
- the cysD gene encoding sulfate adenylyltransferase subunit CysD, producing the protein MNTSIVNREERQNVVSGDLNAHLRMLEEESIYIFREVAESFDNPVLLYSIGKDSSVLLHLARKAFYPEKPPFPLLHIDSTWEFREMIEFREHYVRGTLGMEVLVEINHEGVRQGINPFDFPSPVYTDVMRTEPLKNALTRYRFDAAIGGGRREEERSRAKERVFSFRDKHHRWDPRNQRPELWRLYNTWVHRGQSMRVFPLSDWTEEEIWQYILLENIPLVPLYFAKERPVVHRDGNLIMVDDDRMPLEPGEEPEMRKVRFRTLGCYPVTGAIESEAASVSQIVQELRSTRLSERAGRAIDKDEESAMERKKRQGYF; encoded by the coding sequence ATGAATACGTCGATAGTGAATAGAGAAGAGCGGCAGAATGTCGTCTCAGGCGACTTGAACGCACACCTGAGAATGCTCGAGGAAGAGAGCATCTACATTTTCAGGGAAGTCGCCGAGTCGTTTGACAACCCCGTCTTACTTTACTCCATCGGGAAGGACTCCAGCGTGCTTTTGCACCTGGCCAGGAAGGCCTTTTATCCCGAGAAGCCTCCATTCCCGCTACTCCATATCGATTCGACATGGGAGTTTCGAGAAATGATTGAATTCCGTGAGCATTACGTTCGGGGAACGCTCGGAATGGAGGTTCTCGTGGAAATTAATCATGAGGGAGTTCGCCAAGGCATCAACCCTTTCGACTTTCCTAGTCCGGTTTACACGGATGTGATGCGAACGGAACCACTGAAGAACGCCCTCACAAGGTATCGCTTTGATGCGGCGATAGGTGGGGGACGTCGGGAGGAGGAACGGTCGCGTGCGAAAGAGAGAGTCTTCTCCTTTCGAGATAAACATCATCGATGGGATCCACGTAACCAGCGGCCCGAGCTTTGGCGACTCTACAACACGTGGGTTCATCGTGGTCAAAGCATGCGTGTTTTTCCGCTCTCGGATTGGACGGAAGAAGAGATCTGGCAGTACATACTGCTGGAGAACATTCCACTCGTTCCGCTGTATTTTGCCAAAGAACGGCCAGTCGTTCACCGTGACGGCAATCTGATCATGGTTGATGACGATCGAATGCCTCTTGAGCCTGGCGAGGAGCCGGAGATGCGTAAGGTTCGTTTTAGGACGTTGGGATGCTATCCAGTCACGGGCGCAATCGAGTCCGAGGCAGCATCTGTCAGTCAGATTGTTCAAGAGTTGCGGTCGACTCGTCTGTCTGAACGAGCAGGGCGGGCGATTGATAAGGACGAAGAATCAGCAATGGAACGCAAGAAGCGACAAGGATATTTCTGA
- a CDS encoding proton-conducting transporter transmembrane domain-containing protein: protein MLDAAVLLLVVPLCLVLAMVIPTSWANRHPLEIRRFAQVAVIAAGGFYFVGSLMLLQREIITGSISFSSASDLWMFAIFFDPLSAMMSLLIAYVAWIITRFSIKYLNGDSNEGRYYKWLLVCLGAILGLVVSGNLIQLFGFWILTSLALHQLLIHYSHRPWAIWTARKKFLISRLGDVFLATAIFLTYQIWGTVELKMLFSNVQATASLGMHDPRVTIVSVLFVLSALTKSAQFPFHTWLPDTLETPTPVSALMHAGIINAGGFLLIRLYPIVGQSGIALSLCLLIGGITCLLGGIIMTTQSSIKKKLAYSTMSQMGFMMMQCGVGAFSAAFVHIIFHSLYKSHAFLRSGSAVANHKGRDPEDQISLTENSWAIALGAAASFGVLAGTGWLLGIDVVKADGRVLLGLILALSLAQILAEVIRARSTKAVLLGVAVVMLMAAMYLLSHEAMHRLAFENTTGDLPVFSPAMWIVVGIVTLGFVGLAGFQIARVKYRNSSFVQAVYVHALNGFYLDIAARRVTGLLWGRSAPTP from the coding sequence ATGTTGGACGCAGCCGTACTTTTATTAGTCGTGCCTCTTTGTCTTGTATTGGCGATGGTGATACCCACTTCGTGGGCGAATCGGCATCCGCTGGAAATAAGACGCTTTGCTCAAGTTGCTGTTATAGCTGCGGGAGGGTTCTACTTCGTCGGATCACTGATGCTGTTGCAACGAGAAATCATCACTGGAAGCATCTCCTTCTCATCAGCAAGCGATCTTTGGATGTTTGCCATATTCTTTGATCCACTTTCGGCGATGATGTCACTGCTGATTGCCTATGTTGCCTGGATTATTACGCGGTTCTCAATCAAGTACCTAAACGGCGATTCAAACGAGGGACGCTACTACAAGTGGCTTTTGGTGTGTCTGGGAGCAATTCTAGGTCTCGTGGTGAGTGGGAATCTCATTCAGCTATTTGGTTTCTGGATACTGACCAGCCTCGCGTTGCACCAGCTACTTATCCACTACAGCCATCGACCTTGGGCAATTTGGACGGCTCGTAAGAAGTTTCTGATCAGCCGACTCGGCGACGTGTTCCTGGCCACGGCTATCTTTCTGACATATCAAATCTGGGGAACGGTCGAGCTTAAAATGCTTTTCTCGAACGTTCAGGCGACAGCAAGCCTGGGCATGCATGACCCAAGAGTAACGATTGTGTCCGTGCTGTTCGTTCTAAGTGCCTTAACAAAATCGGCTCAGTTTCCGTTTCATACCTGGTTGCCAGATACCTTAGAGACCCCAACTCCCGTATCTGCGTTGATGCATGCCGGCATCATTAACGCTGGGGGCTTTCTGCTCATCCGCCTGTATCCCATTGTCGGTCAATCTGGGATCGCCCTATCTCTCTGCTTGCTGATCGGAGGAATTACGTGCCTCTTGGGTGGAATTATCATGACAACCCAGTCCAGCATTAAAAAGAAGCTGGCTTACAGCACGATGTCGCAAATGGGCTTCATGATGATGCAATGCGGGGTGGGGGCATTCTCGGCAGCTTTTGTTCACATCATCTTTCACTCGCTCTACAAGTCTCATGCATTTCTTCGATCTGGCAGTGCAGTTGCAAATCACAAAGGCAGAGATCCGGAAGATCAGATCTCACTTACAGAAAATAGTTGGGCAATAGCTCTCGGTGCGGCAGCTTCGTTCGGGGTTCTAGCAGGCACTGGTTGGTTGCTGGGCATTGATGTTGTGAAAGCAGACGGGCGAGTACTGCTCGGACTGATTCTAGCTCTTTCCCTGGCTCAAATACTTGCGGAAGTAATCCGTGCTCGCTCAACCAAAGCCGTGTTGCTCGGCGTAGCTGTTGTGATGCTGATGGCTGCTATGTACCTGTTAAGCCACGAAGCAATGCACCGACTCGCATTTGAAAATACAACGGGGGATTTGCCAGTGTTCAGTCCGGCGATGTGGATTGTCGTGGGAATCGTAACTTTGGGGTTTGTTGGCCTGGCGGGGTTTCAAATTGCAAGGGTCAAATACCGGAACTCATCGTTTGTGCAAGCAGTTTATGTTCATGCGTTAAACGGGTTCTACCTGGACATTGCTGCACGTCGTGTGACCGGATTGCTGTGGGGGCGATCTGCTCCAACGCCTTAG
- a CDS encoding DUF1552 domain-containing protein — MNRKANPITRRTVLRGLGATIALPCLEIMSGKTRAASQGQRDPSRLACFYIPGCINQYNWFPEDTGFDYTISPSHQPLSHHRDKFTVLTSLSHIEGRISGHPHPYNFLTGHNINITPGVMTNTVSMDQVAAKHIGPTYLPSLALSWTSGVGAATLSRNELGVDIPATSDYRYVFENLFPPADPSQLKQAKARIALNRSILDTAVSDAKQLQRQLGRTDKQRIEQYLTSIREVEKRLDDRDAILQKGRPKFDEKSVRTEPNYESSMREHIELMMDLIVLAFQTDMTRVVTQSLGGEAGPVYTEYKDWSKATGAPTRGVHDYHHKGSGNRGADNPDTKLIGLRDRMYCECVANLMDKLSAIEASEGTLLDHTVLLMGGSQISSHSGSSFPLLLAGGKLLGFRHGQHLKWKSNERSASDLYLTILQQLRCPIDSFKESKSPITEVLV, encoded by the coding sequence ATGAATCGAAAAGCCAATCCGATCACGCGTCGAACGGTCCTTCGCGGTCTTGGAGCGACCATCGCATTGCCTTGCCTGGAAATTATGTCAGGTAAGACAAGGGCTGCTTCGCAGGGACAAAGAGATCCTTCTCGGCTTGCCTGTTTCTATATTCCCGGGTGCATCAATCAATACAACTGGTTTCCCGAAGACACCGGTTTTGACTACACAATCTCTCCTTCGCATCAGCCGCTTTCCCATCACCGAGACAAGTTTACTGTTCTCACAAGCCTTTCGCATATCGAAGGTCGGATTAGCGGGCACCCTCATCCCTACAACTTTTTGACGGGTCACAACATCAATATAACTCCAGGAGTAATGACCAATACGGTATCCATGGATCAGGTAGCCGCCAAGCATATTGGGCCGACGTACCTGCCTTCGTTGGCATTGTCTTGGACCTCTGGAGTGGGTGCCGCAACGCTGTCACGCAATGAGTTGGGCGTTGATATCCCCGCCACCAGTGACTACCGCTACGTCTTTGAAAACCTCTTTCCACCAGCCGACCCATCGCAGCTTAAACAAGCCAAGGCACGTATCGCCCTCAATCGCAGCATCCTTGACACCGCCGTGAGCGATGCAAAGCAGCTACAGCGTCAGCTCGGTAGGACGGACAAGCAGCGCATAGAACAGTATCTGACATCGATTCGCGAAGTGGAAAAGCGGCTGGACGACCGCGATGCCATTTTGCAGAAGGGACGCCCCAAGTTCGACGAGAAGAGCGTGAGGACAGAACCCAATTATGAGTCGAGCATGCGAGAGCATATAGAGTTGATGATGGATTTGATTGTGCTCGCTTTTCAAACCGACATGACCCGTGTTGTTACCCAAAGCCTTGGTGGCGAAGCAGGGCCGGTCTACACCGAATACAAAGATTGGTCGAAGGCTACCGGCGCGCCGACTCGTGGCGTGCATGACTATCATCACAAGGGTTCCGGAAATCGGGGCGCCGACAATCCAGACACGAAACTTATTGGTCTTCGCGATCGGATGTACTGCGAGTGTGTGGCGAACTTAATGGATAAGCTTTCTGCGATTGAAGCAAGTGAAGGCACCTTGCTCGACCACACCGTGTTGCTTATGGGAGGCTCTCAGATCAGCAGCCATTCAGGCAGCAGCTTCCCTCTGTTGTTGGCCGGTGGCAAACTACTTGGATTCCGTCACGGGCAGCACCTAAAGTGGAAGAGCAATGAGCGATCGGCATCAGACCTCTATTTGACGATCTTGCAGCAATTGCGCTGTCCGATCGACTCATTTAAGGAAAGCAAGAGCCCGATCACCGAAGTACTAGTATGA
- a CDS encoding YbcC family protein has product MISSLESSNSLLKNSPKPVRPIIENKSQDIQQVIEKLYESIAPLWPLKDFVAVNPFLGFTGKTLLETDSLLKTISDVDLLPSLEYCREVYRDGSISTDDVANAYQQVARDNSASLADVSLAEVMDWLQSDIKPANHSRRRIWTMAEVLDRESRGERSNQIINDMTRFLSGYFDEGEASWSMPWQDDAPYKAWKQVSSTSYRMDLLGMRGFRNFVRSLPEDSDRAIALLLKKADVPNRLLFLFCICQLASISGWASYARNQLGQSENPDSCLKDLLAIRLAHDVFLIESSRQSISSCFHEDVWNNRDYIQQMLTPSRTSVVRYVLLVAQEMKFQQILASGLLDRDIDKTGDVDALAQMVFCIDVRSEPIRRHLELVDERVETFGFAGFFGMPLRHTTGEDSVGSAHCPVLLKPAFQVNWSPEEHVRSSQKSWRHAWKAFRSGPISSLGFVETLGWLTAGKLLSDSYGWVKTRFQQQPFDSKPQVYPENESHIEHREELSLESRISFCKSFLTNLGLTEEFARFVVVCGHAADVQNNLFQSGLDCGACGGHSGEPNARIASWWLNSPDVRAGLATQGIVIPDSTWFVPAVHNTTTEQIVFTEKTHIPEEFQDEFAQLISICKEASQRCAENRSERYGTSQKEDLTRKAQDWSDVRPEWGLAGNAAFVVAPRSRTQSLDLKGRVFLHSYEAEKDRDGSVLELIITAPMIVTSWINLQYFASTVDANKYGSGNKLIHNALGKFGVLEGNGGDLKTGLPWQSVHNGKQWQHQPLRLTVIIEAPKERIERIVRAHANVRELVSNGWITLLCLEEDRFSRWNDCGTWEPWDDQSTS; this is encoded by the coding sequence ATGATTTCATCGCTAGAATCATCGAATAGCTTGCTGAAGAATTCTCCCAAGCCAGTTCGGCCGATCATCGAAAACAAATCGCAAGACATTCAGCAAGTCATCGAGAAACTATACGAGTCTATTGCTCCCCTTTGGCCGCTGAAAGACTTTGTCGCCGTGAATCCATTTCTCGGATTCACTGGCAAAACTCTTCTCGAAACTGATTCACTTCTGAAAACGATTAGTGATGTCGACCTTCTTCCGTCGCTGGAATACTGCCGAGAAGTCTATCGAGATGGTTCGATTTCGACGGATGATGTGGCAAACGCTTACCAACAGGTCGCTCGAGATAATTCGGCGAGTCTTGCCGATGTGTCCCTGGCCGAGGTAATGGACTGGCTACAGAGCGACATTAAGCCAGCAAACCATAGTCGACGTCGAATCTGGACGATGGCCGAGGTGTTAGATCGCGAGAGCAGAGGAGAACGAAGCAATCAAATCATTAATGATATGACACGATTCCTATCTGGATACTTCGACGAAGGCGAGGCTTCCTGGTCGATGCCCTGGCAGGATGACGCGCCCTACAAAGCCTGGAAGCAGGTGAGCTCGACAAGCTATCGCATGGATCTGCTCGGTATGCGGGGCTTCAGGAATTTCGTCCGTAGCTTGCCAGAAGATTCTGATCGAGCGATTGCCCTGTTATTGAAGAAAGCTGACGTACCGAATCGACTTCTCTTCTTGTTTTGTATTTGCCAGCTCGCCTCCATTTCGGGTTGGGCATCGTATGCTCGGAACCAATTAGGACAATCAGAGAACCCGGATTCTTGCCTGAAGGATTTACTTGCGATTCGGTTGGCCCACGACGTATTTCTAATTGAGTCTAGTCGACAAAGTATCTCATCATGTTTTCATGAAGACGTTTGGAACAACCGTGACTACATTCAGCAGATGTTGACGCCTAGTCGCACCAGTGTCGTGCGGTATGTGCTGCTTGTCGCTCAGGAAATGAAATTCCAGCAGATCCTTGCTTCCGGTCTGTTGGATCGAGATATCGATAAAACAGGCGATGTGGACGCTCTTGCCCAGATGGTGTTCTGCATCGACGTTCGTTCCGAACCAATTCGCCGCCATTTAGAACTTGTCGATGAGCGAGTAGAAACATTCGGTTTCGCTGGGTTCTTCGGCATGCCGTTGCGTCATACGACGGGGGAAGACTCAGTTGGCAGCGCGCACTGCCCTGTGCTTCTCAAACCCGCGTTCCAGGTCAACTGGAGTCCGGAAGAGCATGTCCGCTCTAGTCAAAAAAGTTGGCGACACGCTTGGAAAGCCTTCCGTTCCGGCCCGATATCGAGCCTGGGATTCGTCGAGACTTTGGGCTGGCTTACTGCCGGTAAGTTGCTGTCCGATTCTTACGGATGGGTCAAAACACGATTTCAGCAACAGCCGTTTGACAGCAAGCCACAGGTGTATCCTGAGAACGAATCGCACATAGAGCACCGCGAAGAGCTTTCTCTGGAAAGCCGAATCAGTTTTTGCAAAAGCTTTCTTACAAACCTTGGCTTAACCGAAGAATTTGCTCGCTTTGTTGTTGTGTGTGGGCATGCAGCGGACGTGCAAAACAACTTGTTTCAATCGGGCCTGGACTGTGGTGCCTGCGGAGGACATTCGGGAGAGCCCAACGCACGTATCGCGAGTTGGTGGTTGAACAGCCCGGATGTTCGGGCTGGACTAGCGACGCAGGGGATTGTGATTCCTGATAGCACCTGGTTTGTGCCGGCTGTTCATAACACGACGACGGAACAAATTGTGTTCACCGAGAAAACTCATATACCTGAGGAGTTTCAAGACGAGTTCGCTCAGTTGATCTCAATTTGTAAAGAAGCGAGTCAACGCTGTGCAGAGAACCGTTCTGAAAGATATGGTACGTCGCAGAAAGAGGATTTGACGCGTAAGGCCCAGGACTGGAGTGACGTACGGCCGGAGTGGGGACTCGCTGGGAATGCCGCTTTCGTTGTCGCACCTCGTTCTCGGACACAATCGTTGGATCTGAAAGGCCGTGTATTTCTGCATAGCTACGAGGCGGAGAAAGACCGCGACGGAAGCGTGCTTGAGCTCATCATCACCGCTCCGATGATCGTTACCAGCTGGATCAACCTGCAGTATTTCGCGTCAACCGTTGATGCGAACAAGTACGGAAGTGGAAACAAGCTCATCCACAATGCCTTGGGCAAGTTCGGTGTTCTGGAAGGCAACGGAGGTGACCTTAAAACAGGACTTCCGTGGCAGTCTGTTCACAACGGCAAACAATGGCAGCATCAGCCACTGCGGTTGACTGTGATCATTGAAGCGCCGAAGGAACGGATCGAGCGAATTGTTCGTGCTCATGCTAACGTCCGAGAGCTAGTTTCAAATGGATGGATCACACTGCTCTGCTTGGAAGAGGATCGATTCTCCCGATGGAACGACTGCGGCACTTGGGAACCTTGGGATGATCAATCTACTAGCTAA
- a CDS encoding DUF1592 domain-containing protein — protein MVHEALTSGDMPPKEELQPTEAEKRQILTWIVQQAAQNANEIYGTQRRLNRREFSAALQDLTGLPIDFAVGIPEDAKVDGFDTGATALQDGADSVAQWLEVTRRAVDSIRFLEPIQERVIRIDFRDHEFTDFRKFVEANWGDEGVFTRSKRLTCKKEIGLYLPTQWTGDRGDSFLALPVPKDKSTVLKVSLSVVARRPMPGLPNPMLWVKVGGSYIDYRPINEEPQTLTYAVRMEDCLVEDDVVKIMLRSFVEVPYSVAGFANDDRSKPEDKIPGGIGIYRPAFDRKVLRDPELQPVPTIVIESVEVDYDHRIQWPPTHWNEAIEDRQDNEQYALALLKLWMDRAWRRPVPDDEREKFIALYRYLRGEGLSFDEALRGVFQSVLMGGPFRYLASPSDSDPVVAQHAIASRLSFMLVGSPPDEELRHLAAAGKLRIPSVVDAQVDRLLSDPRSMEFYRCFVTQWLNMDQPITLTMSHFKKQDFKFGRNLKDSMNAETVQYVARLFAENRPAVELVASDWTMMNDILAFHYGVAGVEGAEFRKVILRPDECDPRGGGILGHAGIQSMLCWMGDNWVIYRGAWALNHILDDPPPPPPLEVPELLPFDKQNQGKHFRELLVQHQADSKCNVCHKKIDPLGFAFQNFDLSGRWREVEHDRYHRAELDGKIEWRGQGETRPVDGKGSLPRGEEFADYHEFKQLLAEAYLDDIVKGMLKKLTLYGTGRTANVVDIITIQAIMKEQAEQQYPMRDLLKALIRSKIFCESSTSPSNG, from the coding sequence ATGGTGCATGAGGCATTGACTAGCGGTGACATGCCGCCTAAGGAGGAACTTCAGCCGACCGAGGCAGAAAAACGGCAGATCTTAACGTGGATTGTCCAACAGGCAGCCCAAAACGCCAACGAGATATATGGAACCCAGCGCAGGTTGAATCGTCGTGAGTTCTCGGCCGCACTGCAAGATCTAACAGGACTGCCAATCGACTTTGCCGTGGGTATTCCGGAGGATGCCAAAGTCGATGGTTTCGATACCGGGGCCACCGCACTGCAGGATGGGGCCGATTCGGTGGCCCAGTGGCTCGAAGTAACCCGGCGGGCCGTCGACAGTATTCGCTTTCTGGAACCTATCCAAGAGCGAGTCATTCGTATTGATTTCCGGGACCACGAGTTCACCGACTTCCGTAAGTTCGTCGAGGCCAATTGGGGTGATGAAGGCGTATTCACTCGCTCCAAACGACTAACATGTAAAAAGGAGATTGGACTCTATCTGCCGACACAATGGACTGGCGATCGTGGTGATTCCTTTCTTGCTTTGCCTGTGCCTAAGGACAAGTCCACCGTCTTGAAAGTGAGCCTTAGTGTGGTAGCCAGGCGACCAATGCCTGGGCTGCCGAACCCGATGTTGTGGGTCAAGGTAGGTGGCAGCTATATCGACTATCGGCCCATTAATGAAGAGCCGCAGACGTTGACCTACGCAGTTCGGATGGAGGACTGCTTGGTTGAAGATGATGTCGTCAAAATCATGCTCCGATCCTTTGTTGAAGTTCCTTACAGCGTAGCCGGTTTTGCGAACGATGACCGCAGTAAGCCAGAAGATAAGATTCCGGGTGGAATTGGCATATATCGACCAGCGTTTGATCGCAAAGTGCTGCGTGATCCGGAACTGCAGCCTGTTCCGACTATCGTGATAGAGTCGGTTGAAGTCGACTACGATCATCGAATCCAGTGGCCACCTACGCATTGGAATGAGGCGATTGAAGATCGCCAAGATAATGAACAATACGCTCTTGCATTGTTGAAGCTCTGGATGGATCGGGCTTGGCGACGACCCGTGCCGGATGACGAACGGGAGAAATTCATTGCTCTTTATCGCTACCTTCGTGGAGAAGGACTCTCCTTTGATGAAGCTCTGCGCGGCGTATTTCAATCGGTGCTGATGGGAGGTCCATTTCGCTACCTGGCATCTCCTTCAGACTCTGATCCAGTTGTTGCGCAACATGCCATTGCTTCGCGGCTGAGTTTTATGCTGGTCGGATCACCACCAGATGAAGAGCTACGGCACTTGGCAGCCGCAGGCAAACTCCGCATTCCCTCTGTCGTCGATGCTCAGGTCGACCGTCTTCTATCCGATCCCCGAAGCATGGAATTCTATCGTTGCTTTGTAACGCAATGGTTGAACATGGATCAGCCTATTACGTTGACGATGTCTCACTTCAAGAAGCAAGACTTCAAGTTTGGGCGAAATCTTAAGGACTCGATGAACGCGGAAACCGTTCAATATGTCGCTCGGCTCTTCGCGGAAAACCGGCCGGCTGTCGAATTGGTTGCTAGTGACTGGACGATGATGAACGATATCTTGGCATTTCATTATGGAGTCGCTGGAGTTGAGGGAGCCGAATTTCGCAAAGTGATTTTGCGGCCGGATGAATGCGATCCGCGAGGTGGGGGTATTTTGGGGCACGCTGGAATCCAGTCGATGCTGTGTTGGATGGGCGACAACTGGGTGATCTATCGAGGCGCTTGGGCCCTCAATCACATCCTGGACGATCCGCCGCCACCACCGCCACTGGAAGTCCCCGAGCTATTACCCTTTGATAAACAGAACCAGGGAAAACACTTTCGCGAGCTACTTGTCCAACATCAGGCGGATAGCAAGTGCAATGTGTGTCACAAAAAGATTGATCCCTTAGGATTCGCTTTTCAGAATTTCGACCTAAGCGGTCGTTGGCGGGAAGTTGAACATGACCGTTATCATCGTGCCGAACTTGACGGGAAAATCGAATGGCGCGGGCAAGGAGAGACGCGTCCCGTTGATGGGAAGGGATCTTTGCCTCGCGGCGAAGAGTTCGCAGATTATCACGAATTCAAGCAATTGCTTGCTGAAGCGTATCTCGATGACATCGTCAAGGGAATGCTGAAGAAGTTGACACTCTATGGTACCGGACGCACGGCCAACGTCGTCGATATCATAACGATACAGGCTATCATGAAAGAGCAGGCGGAACAGCAGTACCCAATGCGTGATCTGCTCAAAGCTTTAATTCGCTCCAAAATCTTTTGCGAGTCGTCTACCAGCCCTAGCAATGGATAA